A single Populus alba chromosome 7, ASM523922v2, whole genome shotgun sequence DNA region contains:
- the LOC118049668 gene encoding ATP-dependent Clp protease proteolytic subunit 2, mitochondrial — MALSFKITELNPLNPNKIPNSSQTLKPRYPSLNFSKSNPKPKSTAMKALFSSAKLITSTTKPKPSFLLTPKISTTRAYSLIPMVIEHSSRGERAYDIFSRLLKERIVCINGPIDDDTSHVVVAQLLFLESENPSKPIHMYLNSPGGQVTAGLAIYDTMQYIRSPVTTICLGQAASMASLLLAAGAKGERKALPNATIMIHQPSGGYSGQAKDMTIHTKQIVRVWDALNQLYCKHTGQPLDVIQKNMDRDYFMTPEEAKEFGIIDDVIDQRPMTLVTDAVDDEGKQKDSS, encoded by the exons ATGGCCCTCTCCTTCAAAATCACAGAACTCAATCCCCTAAACCCCAACAAAATCCCCAATTCCTCTCAAACCCTAAAACCCCGTTATCCCTCTCTCAATTTCTCCAAATCCAATCCCAAACCCAAATCAACAGCCATGAAAGCCCTCTTCTCCTCCGCCAAGCTCATCACTTCAACAACTAAACCAAAACCCTCTTTTCTTTTGACCCCAAAAATCTCAACCACTAGAGCTTACAGTCTAATCCCAATGGTCATCGAACACTCATCAAGAGGAGAAAGAGCTTATGACATCTTTTCTAGGCTTTTAAAAGAGAGAATTGTTTGTATTAATGGTCCAATCGATGATGATACTTCTCATGTTGTTGTTGCTCAGCTTTTGTTTCTTGAGTCTGAGAATCCTTCTAAGCCTATTCATATGTATCTGAATTCTCCTGGAGGACAAGTCACTGCAG GCCTTGCCATTTATGATACAATGCAGTACATAAGGTCTCCAGTTACTACCATTTGTTTGGGTCAGGCTGCATCTATGGCTTCCCTCCTCTTGGCTGCCGGGGCTAAGGGCGAGAGGAAGGCACTACCAAATGCAACAATCATGATTCACCAGCCATCAGGTGGGTACAGCGGACAGGCAAAGGACATGACAATTCACACAAAGCAGATAGTTCGGGTCTGGGATGCGCTGAATCAATTGTACTGCAAGCATACAGGGCAGCCACTTGATGTAATTCAGAAGAATATGGATAGAGATTATTTTATGACCCCAGAAGAGGCAAAggaatttggaattattgatgaTGTGATTGATCAAAGACCCATGACTTTGGTGACTGATGCTGTTGACGATGAAGGCAAACAAAAGGATTCAAGCTAG